Proteins from a genomic interval of Micromonospora sp. NBC_00389:
- a CDS encoding MFS transporter, translating into MTNPLRVSSFRLLFLGRTVSSVGDAVVPAALALAVLRATGSTSALAVVLAAAMVPRLLLLPLGGVVADRFDARRVALVADLVRCATQLAVGVELLGGDPSLSTIVVASALGGTASAFAMPTASPLVAGTVEPAARQRANALMGITANTSRLAGPALAGLLIWAAGPGWAFIIDSASFALSATLLAFVRVRHVPVPRRSVLADLRHGFGEVRARDWFWTSLIGHGVWNGAAAVLMTLGPAIAIDRLGGEATWVLLLQAGAIGMLTGSLLAGRVRLHRPVLLANLGLASYAAPLLLLAVAAPAPAVIVAYGVALTALGYLNPVWETVVQHQFPPEVLARVTSYDWLVSLGAMPLGYALAPLAADAFGAPVPLAIAGLLVLTACAGTALVPGVRRLTWPAAPQPQAAEPAGVR; encoded by the coding sequence CGTCAGCTCCTTCCGGCTGCTGTTCCTGGGCCGGACCGTCTCCTCGGTCGGTGACGCCGTGGTGCCCGCCGCACTTGCCCTGGCCGTGCTGCGGGCCACCGGTTCCACCAGTGCGCTCGCGGTCGTCCTCGCCGCGGCCATGGTTCCCCGGCTGCTCCTGCTGCCCCTCGGCGGCGTCGTCGCCGACCGGTTCGACGCCCGCCGGGTCGCCCTGGTGGCCGACCTGGTCCGCTGCGCGACCCAGCTCGCGGTCGGCGTGGAGCTGCTCGGCGGCGACCCGTCGCTGAGCACCATCGTGGTGGCCTCGGCGCTCGGTGGCACCGCCTCGGCGTTCGCCATGCCCACCGCCTCCCCGCTGGTCGCCGGCACCGTCGAACCGGCCGCCCGGCAGCGGGCCAACGCCCTGATGGGGATCACCGCCAACACCAGCCGGCTCGCCGGCCCGGCGCTGGCCGGCCTGCTGATCTGGGCCGCCGGACCCGGCTGGGCGTTCATCATCGACAGCGCGTCGTTCGCGCTCAGCGCCACGCTCCTCGCGTTCGTCCGGGTCCGGCATGTGCCGGTACCCCGCCGTTCCGTCCTCGCCGACCTGCGGCACGGCTTCGGCGAGGTTCGCGCCCGCGACTGGTTCTGGACCAGCCTGATCGGGCACGGCGTGTGGAACGGCGCCGCCGCCGTGCTGATGACCCTCGGGCCGGCCATCGCCATCGACCGCCTCGGCGGCGAGGCCACCTGGGTGCTGCTGTTGCAGGCCGGCGCGATCGGCATGCTCACCGGCTCGCTGCTGGCCGGGCGGGTCCGGCTCCACCGGCCGGTACTGCTGGCCAACCTCGGGCTGGCCAGCTACGCCGCACCACTGTTGCTGCTCGCCGTCGCCGCGCCCGCCCCGGCGGTGATCGTCGCCTACGGGGTGGCGCTGACCGCCCTCGGTTACCTCAACCCGGTCTGGGAGACCGTCGTGCAGCACCAGTTCCCGCCCGAGGTCCTGGCACGAGTCACCTCGTACGACTGGCTGGTGTCGCTGGGCGCGATGCCGCTGGGCTACGCCTTGGCGCCGCTGGCCGCCGACGCGTTCGGCGCGCCCGTACCGCTGGCGATCGCCGGCCTGCTGGTCCTGACCGCCTGCGCCGGCACCGCGCTCGTCCCCGGCGTACGCCGGCTCACCTGGCCCGCGGCCCCGCAACCGCAAGCGGCCGAACCCGCCGGCGTCCGCTGA